From a region of the Helicobacter hepaticus ATCC 51449 genome:
- a CDS encoding gamma-glutamyl-CDP-amidate hydrolase, producing the protein MKFIGITQRLLENTSYYEVREALSVEWGEFFKEHLQGFLPLPLSYVIPFSTYAQSLGGNLGGVILSGGNDLNSLNPNPLSSMRDEYEAQILTHCLRYNLPLLGICRGAQMIAEYFGAKLELLEGHIGNHQVVDISSGEKFEVNSFHNYGIRALGDCLEPLVRAEDRSIEAFKHKHKPIFAMMWHIERAPKMGENILFNQWKIGVESQSKE; encoded by the coding sequence ATGAAGTTTATTGGTATTACGCAAAGATTGCTAGAAAATACGAGTTATTACGAGGTGCGCGAGGCTTTAAGCGTAGAGTGGGGCGAGTTTTTTAAGGAGCATTTGCAGGGCTTTTTGCCTCTGCCTTTGAGCTACGTGATACCTTTTAGCACTTATGCGCAATCTCTAGGGGGAAATTTAGGCGGCGTGATTCTAAGCGGCGGGAATGATTTAAACTCTTTAAATCCTAATCCGCTTTCCTCTATGCGCGATGAATATGAGGCGCAAATACTCACGCATTGTTTGCGGTATAATCTGCCTTTGCTTGGAATCTGTCGTGGTGCGCAGATGATAGCAGAATATTTTGGTGCAAAATTGGAGCTTTTAGAGGGGCATATTGGCAATCATCAAGTTGTAGATATAAGCAGTGGTGAGAAATTTGAAGTCAATTCTTTTCATAACTATGGTATTAGGGCTTTAGGGGATTGCTTAGAGCCTTTGGTGAGAGCAGAAGATAGGAGCATAGAGGCTTTCAAACATAAACATAAGCCTATTTTTGCGATGATGTGGCATATTGAACGCGCTCCAAAAATGGGAGAAAATATATTATTTAATCAATGGAAAATTGGGGTAGAATCTCAATCAAAGGAGTAG
- a CDS encoding adenylyl-sulfate kinase, whose protein sequence is MQNQSIQSKQTSQQDNQQTSTMCSKQQGAVIWICGLAGAGKTTIAKEIFTLLEQKYSNVIFLDGDEFREIFGRSGFSKEERLEVARLIAKLCVFLSKSGLIVVCATISLFDEIYAFNRSHIARYFEVFVECSMEELLRRDKKALYSQALKGDIKDVIGIDLTYDTPKAHYVLQNNTADKLDSKVKELYNAVEKFLIQKGAK, encoded by the coding sequence ATGCAAAATCAATCCATACAATCAAAACAAACTTCACAACAAGACAATCAACAAACAAGCACAATGTGTTCAAAGCAACAAGGCGCAGTTATTTGGATTTGTGGATTGGCAGGAGCAGGGAAAACGACTATTGCCAAAGAAATTTTTACGCTTTTAGAGCAAAAATACTCTAATGTAATATTTTTAGATGGCGATGAGTTTAGAGAGATTTTTGGACGCAGTGGCTTTAGCAAAGAGGAGCGCTTAGAAGTCGCAAGATTGATTGCAAAATTATGTGTTTTTCTCTCAAAGAGTGGTTTAATCGTAGTGTGCGCAACCATTTCGCTTTTTGATGAGATTTATGCTTTCAATCGCTCGCATATCGCGCGTTATTTTGAAGTTTTTGTAGAGTGTTCTATGGAGGAGTTATTAAGACGAGATAAAAAAGCCTTGTATTCTCAAGCTCTCAAGGGAGATATAAAAGATGTTATAGGCATAGATTTAACCTATGATACGCCTAAAGCGCATTATGTGCTTCAAAACAACACCGCCGATAAGTTAGATTCTAAAGTGAAGGAACTTTATAACGCAGTAGAAAAGTTTTTAATACAAAAAGGAGCAAAATAA
- a CDS encoding sugar phosphate nucleotidyltransferase, with product MKAIILAAGFGSRLMPLTQENPKCMVEYHGKKLIDYEIGALKDAGIKEIAVVGGYLFAVLKNYVESQFNIKNIYQNLEFNKTNMVQTLFCAREFIESCITHKQDLIISYADIVYSAEIVCALIESQEPLSIVVDKNWRTLWEKRFENPLLDAETLKIREGKVIELGKKPKSYEEIEGQYIGLFKFSYHFLPQVLEFYDSLDRGAMYDGKDFDNMYMTSFLQGLIDRFGGAQAVEINGGWCEIDFKSDLEIMI from the coding sequence ATGAAAGCAATTATTCTAGCGGCGGGATTTGGTTCAAGGCTAATGCCTTTGACACAAGAGAATCCAAAGTGTATGGTGGAATATCACGGCAAAAAGCTCATTGATTATGAAATCGGGGCTTTAAAAGACGCTGGGATTAAGGAAATTGCAGTGGTGGGCGGATATTTGTTTGCGGTTTTAAAAAACTATGTGGAATCACAATTTAACATAAAAAATATTTATCAAAATCTTGAATTTAATAAAACAAATATGGTGCAAACGCTCTTTTGTGCAAGGGAGTTTATAGAATCTTGTATCACACACAAGCAAGATTTGATTATTTCGTATGCGGATATTGTGTATAGCGCAGAGATTGTGTGCGCATTGATAGAATCACAAGAGCCTTTAAGTATCGTGGTGGATAAAAATTGGCGCACATTGTGGGAGAAGCGATTTGAAAACCCTCTTTTGGACGCAGAGACATTAAAAATAAGAGAGGGCAAAGTCATAGAGCTTGGCAAAAAGCCTAAGAGTTATGAGGAGATAGAGGGGCAGTATATTGGGCTTTTTAAATTTTCTTACCACTTTTTGCCACAAGTTTTAGAGTTTTATGATAGCTTGGATAGAGGTGCGATGTATGATGGCAAAGATTTTGATAATATGTATATGACAAGCTTTTTGCAGGGCTTGATTGATAGATTCGGTGGCGCACAAGCGGTGGAGATTAATGGTGGTTGGTGCGAGATTGATTTTAAGAGTGATTTGGAGATTATGATTTGA
- a CDS encoding 3'(2'),5'-bisphosphate nucleotidase CysQ family protein, with protein sequence MNILLYQSAIIAIKAGELVLKYYGLEEFALKSDSSPLTKADLESNTFITQELQENSPYKVCSEEAVLEYEERKDLEYYWLIDPLDGTKDFLAKNGGFTINIALIHKNRPILGVVYAPAFYQLYFALKGFGSFTYTPQTLKDALDSKTLNPAWLEQNKQRLSGERIAKEEQIIACDSLFHSTKETQDFIAKYHLKVQKYGSSLKVCALAEGKADIYPRLNGTSEWDSAASDIVLEEAGGVILDCESKKPLQYNKPSVRNPYFLAFAKSQVGGAIYKDILASPYA encoded by the coding sequence TTGAATATTTTACTCTATCAAAGCGCCATTATTGCAATCAAAGCAGGAGAGTTGGTATTAAAATATTATGGTTTGGAGGAGTTTGCGTTAAAGTCGGATTCTTCGCCACTTACAAAGGCGGATTTAGAATCTAATACGTTTATTACGCAAGAATTGCAAGAAAATTCTCCTTATAAGGTATGCTCTGAAGAAGCAGTATTAGAATATGAAGAGCGCAAAGATTTAGAATATTATTGGCTAATTGACCCGCTTGATGGAACAAAGGATTTTTTGGCAAAAAATGGCGGTTTCACGATTAATATTGCCCTAATCCACAAGAATCGCCCGATTTTGGGGGTCGTGTATGCTCCTGCATTTTATCAGCTTTATTTTGCGTTGAAAGGCTTTGGTAGCTTTACTTATACACCTCAAACGCTAAAAGACGCACTAGATTCTAAAACTCTAAATCCTGCTTGGCTAGAACAAAACAAACAAAGGTTAAGTGGAGAGAGAATTGCAAAAGAGGAGCAGATTATCGCTTGCGATTCGCTTTTTCATAGTACGAAAGAAACGCAAGATTTTATCGCAAAATATCACTTAAAAGTGCAAAAGTATGGCTCATCGCTTAAAGTCTGCGCACTTGCAGAGGGTAAGGCAGATATTTATCCGCGCTTGAATGGCACGAGCGAATGGGATAGCGCAGCATCGGACATTGTGCTAGAAGAAGCAGGCGGTGTGATATTAGATTGTGAGAGTAAGAAACCTTTGCAGTATAATAAGCCAAGTGTGAGGAATCCCTATTTTCTAGCTTTTGCAAAGTCGCAAGTGGGAGGGGCGATTTATAAAGACATTTTGGCTTCTCCATACGCTTGA
- a CDS encoding McrC family protein, translating into MKHKSLCIAEWQSFGVEDICEVLRNCQSTKTNEDLKNQAQKIFNELIEFAHAEGNHIFLKFAGKKLKAQNYVGLIQAKSGFCVEILPKTFRTAKKNEGFKIQNCTCKKTQDTTKQPQNMESNPPKCKVCEAKALLLKMLQSLKDSPFKQSHFAHLKLTKMPLLEIFILMFLQELEKLVKKGLKSDYIVCEENRNFLKGKLLFHQNLKLNFAHRERFFTSSDEFSVNIAPNRIIKSTLELLNTQNLSTNTSAKLMQMRFIFLDIPPSQSIDKDLSKCQNLGYFRNYKMILQWCEIFLKRKSFAPYQKDSKAYALLFDMNKLFESFVASEMKKWLCDMKLSYENKVFIEQIFRESKKDSYLKTQEKSKYLIVEGDKNRFLLNPDIVGYQKQTKETFFIADTKWKILSKEQQNYGVSQSDMYQIFAYLAKYQCNQGFLIYPKIEDCNDELENLELVFKPQLFTKAIAETNNIKPQVMLCFFSL; encoded by the coding sequence ATGAAGCATAAAAGTTTGTGTATTGCTGAATGGCAAAGCTTTGGCGTAGAGGATATTTGCGAAGTTTTAAGGAATTGCCAAAGCACCAAAACTAATGAGGATTTAAAGAATCAAGCCCAAAAAATCTTTAATGAATTGATAGAATTTGCACACGCAGAAGGCAATCATATTTTCTTAAAATTTGCAGGTAAAAAGCTAAAGGCGCAAAATTATGTTGGGCTAATTCAAGCCAAAAGTGGCTTTTGCGTGGAAATTTTACCTAAAACTTTTCGCACAGCTAAGAAAAATGAGGGCTTTAAGATTCAAAACTGCACTTGTAAAAAAACGCAAGATACAACCAAACAACCACAAAATATGGAATCTAACCCGCCTAAATGTAAAGTGTGTGAGGCTAAAGCACTTTTACTAAAAATGCTTCAATCGCTCAAAGATTCTCCTTTCAAACAAAGCCATTTCGCACATTTAAAATTAACAAAAATGCCTTTACTTGAAATTTTTATCTTAATGTTTTTGCAGGAGCTAGAAAAATTAGTAAAAAAGGGCTTAAAAAGCGATTATATCGTGTGTGAAGAAAATCGCAATTTTTTAAAGGGCAAATTGCTTTTTCATCAAAATTTAAAACTCAATTTCGCCCACAGAGAAAGGTTTTTCACAAGTAGTGATGAGTTTAGTGTCAATATCGCCCCAAATCGCATTATCAAAAGCACTTTAGAACTTTTAAACACACAGAATCTAAGCACAAACACAAGTGCAAAATTAATGCAAATGCGTTTTATCTTTTTAGATATTCCTCCAAGTCAAAGTATAGATAAAGATTTGAGTAAATGCCAAAATTTAGGGTATTTTAGAAATTACAAAATGATTTTGCAATGGTGTGAAATCTTTTTAAAGCGCAAATCTTTCGCCCCCTATCAAAAAGATTCCAAAGCTTATGCTTTACTCTTTGATATGAATAAGCTTTTTGAATCTTTTGTTGCAAGTGAAATGAAAAAGTGGCTATGTGATATGAAGTTGAGCTATGAAAATAAAGTATTTATAGAGCAAATTTTTAGGGAAAGCAAAAAAGACTCTTACCTTAAAACCCAAGAAAAGAGCAAATATCTTATAGTAGAGGGTGATAAAAATAGATTTTTACTTAACCCCGATATTGTCGGCTATCAAAAACAAACAAAAGAAACTTTTTTTATCGCGGATACAAAATGGAAAATTTTAAGCAAAGAACAACAAAATTATGGTGTTTCTCAAAGTGATATGTATCAAATTTTTGCGTATTTGGCAAAGTATCAATGCAATCAAGGCTTTTTGATTTATCCAAAGATAGAGGATTGTAATGATGAGTTAGAAAACTTAGAGTTAGTTTTTAAACCACAACTTTTCACCAAAGCAATAGCAGAAACTAATAATATCAAACCCCAAGTTATGCTCTGCTTCTTTAGTTTGTAG
- a CDS encoding McrB family protein: MDIDKSLFENTLKEFKEQVDKCVQRGDGKTTGATPKEIEKSLDTSLKNNNYESCVSFGSGKLADTCGIAFVRKDILGEQYVNSEKFQQSKGIYIYIGYKHKNGEWYICLGNSENCKECEAKIFIENKKYFNKGNKNFDVKKLYGDFVKLMKEFNKIPKEHFVIQNIKDKGENMSNTQAQNTIPLNQILYGPPGTGKTYSTINKALEILAGDKYKDSLEPTKRDEILQILKELKENPSDKESRQKARGIFNVFKDKGQIAFITFHQSFSYEEFIEGIKPNTDNPQNMTYEVQNGIFKEICEEALKNYQEHQISNNKTRDLQINAKEIFQSYALELKQKLDNGESINFLNKMKIQSVNINQNGEIKSISIGVDESPFQSLTQEIISRDYLNFKNNKIKTYKDIKPRYESQSQWHGNAIYYFELYKKLQEFEETEYKQDFKPMQKVSLKPYILIIDEINRGNISKILGELITLLEPSKRIGSKEELSVTLPYGKENFGVPKNLYIIGTMNTADRSIALLDTALRRRFEFIEMMPDFTLLNKDCEGMDLQELLQKMNARIEFLLDREHTIGHSFFMEIQSINELKGVFTKKIIPLLQEYFYEDYAKIDAVLNGNGMIEIQKNSNFSELFDNKFSNLDTEKVIYKITNSSDWNIKHFQKIYDNTIKLDDKKDNEA, translated from the coding sequence ATGGATATTGATAAATCTTTGTTTGAAAACACATTAAAAGAGTTTAAAGAACAGGTTGATAAATGCGTGCAAAGAGGGGATGGAAAAACAACAGGTGCTACACCAAAAGAAATAGAGAAGAGTTTAGACACTTCATTAAAAAATAATAATTATGAGTCGTGCGTTAGTTTTGGTAGTGGTAAATTAGCAGATACTTGTGGAATTGCTTTTGTGCGGAAAGATATTTTGGGGGAGCAATATGTTAATAGCGAAAAATTCCAACAATCAAAAGGAATTTATATTTATATTGGTTATAAACATAAAAATGGAGAATGGTATATTTGCTTAGGGAATAGTGAGAATTGCAAAGAATGTGAGGCTAAAATTTTTATAGAAAATAAAAAATATTTTAATAAGGGTAATAAAAATTTTGATGTTAAAAAACTATATGGAGATTTTGTAAAACTAATGAAGGAATTCAATAAAATACCAAAAGAACATTTTGTAATACAAAACATTAAAGATAAAGGAGAAAATATGTCAAATACTCAAGCTCAAAACACAATCCCTTTGAATCAAATCCTCTATGGACCTCCAGGGACAGGAAAGACTTATAGTACTATCAATAAAGCTTTGGAGATTTTGGCTGGTGATAAATACAAAGATTCTTTAGAACCAACCAAAAGAGATGAAATCTTACAAATCTTAAAAGAATTAAAAGAAAATCCTAGCGACAAAGAAAGCAGACAAAAAGCAAGAGGGATTTTTAATGTCTTTAAAGATAAGGGACAAATCGCTTTTATCACCTTTCATCAAAGCTTTTCTTATGAGGAGTTTATAGAGGGGATAAAGCCAAACACTGATAATCCGCAAAATATGACTTATGAAGTGCAAAATGGAATCTTTAAAGAGATTTGCGAGGAGGCATTAAAAAATTATCAAGAACATCAAATATCTAACAACAAAACCCGAGATCTCCAAATAAATGCTAAAGAGATTTTTCAATCTTATGCTTTGGAGTTGAAGCAAAAATTGGACAATGGAGAATCCATTAATTTTTTAAATAAAATGAAAATTCAATCTGTTAATATCAATCAAAATGGAGAAATAAAATCTATAAGCATTGGAGTAGATGAAAGCCCTTTTCAAAGCCTAACTCAAGAAATTATTTCAAGAGATTATTTAAATTTCAAAAATAACAAGATAAAAACTTACAAGGATATTAAACCAAGATACGAATCACAATCACAATGGCACGGGAACGCTATTTATTACTTTGAGCTATATAAAAAGCTTCAAGAATTTGAGGAGACAGAGTATAAGCAGGATTTTAAGCCTATGCAAAAAGTCTCACTTAAGCCCTATATTCTTATCATTGATGAGATTAATCGCGGGAATATTAGCAAGATTTTAGGGGAACTCATCACACTCCTTGAGCCAAGCAAGAGAATCGGGAGTAAGGAAGAGCTAAGTGTAACCTTGCCTTATGGTAAAGAAAACTTTGGTGTGCCAAAAAATCTCTATATCATCGGCACGATGAATACAGCAGATAGGAGCATAGCCTTGCTTGATACGGCATTGCGTAGGAGATTTGAATTTATTGAGATGATGCCAGATTTTACACTTTTAAATAAGGATTGTGAGGGTATGGATTTACAAGAGTTATTACAAAAAATGAACGCGAGAATTGAATTTCTACTTGATAGAGAACATACCATAGGACATTCATTCTTTATGGAAATACAATCTATAAATGAACTTAAAGGAGTTTTTACCAAAAAGATTATCCCGCTTTTGCAAGAATATTTTTACGAGGATTATGCCAAGATTGACGCTGTGCTAAATGGCAATGGAATGATAGAGATTCAAAAAAATTCTAACTTTAGCGAGTTATTTGATAATAAATTTAGTAATTTGGACACTGAAAAAGTTATTTATAAAATCACAAATTCTAGCGATTGGAATATAAAACATTTTCAAAAAATTTATGATAACACTATAAAATTAGATGACAAAAAAGACAATGAAGCATAA
- a CDS encoding DNA methyltransferase produces the protein MQSKETNRQIGPLDDKVGHYVKILCDEIFGREHFINDITRIKCNPKNFKRKAYGNVKDRILFYVKSNQYVWNEVYEEITKNDLHKRFKKQDKKAFIRLYRFTHPLLNK, from the coding sequence GTGCAATCAAAAGAAACGAATCGCCAAATAGGACCGCTTGATGATAAGGTGGGACACTATGTCAAAATCTTATGTGATGAGATTTTTGGAAGGGAGCATTTTATCAATGATATTACGCGCATTAAATGTAATCCTAAAAACTTTAAACGCAAAGCCTATGGGAATGTCAAAGATAGAATCTTATTTTATGTAAAAAGCAATCAATATGTTTGGAATGAAGTTTATGAGGAAATCACAAAAAATGATTTACATAAACGATTTAAAAAGCAAGATAAAAAAGCTTTTATACGATTATACCGCTTCACTCACCCACTGCTAAATAAGTGA
- a CDS encoding cytolethal distending toxin subunit A/C — MRLLFFLLITLLFAACSSTPKVHQPKHSSKTEKDLGIGLSPTPPPNERIPGEKSRAMLMEMEGREIPVRIPDANASKIDKNVSNPISIMSSSGGLLTLWALKPRNWVWGYTPIDSFEFGRAKFWRIISFSNGQVIIKNMQEGTCLQAYGNGVIHDICDSKNQAQLWNLNFFDNQAIQIQSVSAKTCLQTPTVRTTTYYSIYLTKCATSSNLDQQWYITPVALEPEPIFFIK, encoded by the coding sequence ATGAGACTTTTATTTTTTCTCTTAATAACTCTTTTGTTTGCAGCGTGTTCTTCAACACCAAAGGTTCATCAGCCTAAGCATTCGTCTAAGACTGAAAAAGATTTGGGTATAGGATTAAGTCCAACGCCTCCACCTAATGAACGAATACCAGGTGAAAAATCAAGAGCAATGTTGATGGAAATGGAAGGGCGTGAAATTCCTGTTAGGATTCCTGATGCAAATGCATCAAAAATAGATAAAAATGTTTCTAATCCTATATCAATTATGTCTTCATCGGGAGGTCTTTTAACACTTTGGGCGCTTAAGCCAAGAAATTGGGTATGGGGATATACGCCTATTGATAGTTTTGAGTTTGGCAGAGCAAAATTTTGGCGTATTATAAGTTTTTCAAATGGGCAAGTGATAATTAAAAATATGCAAGAAGGTACTTGTCTTCAGGCTTACGGAAATGGTGTGATTCACGATATATGCGATAGTAAAAATCAAGCACAATTATGGAATCTCAACTTTTTTGACAATCAAGCCATACAAATTCAAAGTGTGAGTGCAAAAACTTGTTTGCAAACACCAACTGTGCGAACAACGACATACTATAGTATTTATTTAACAAAATGTGCGACGAGTTCTAACCTTGACCAACAATGGTATATTACCCCTGTGGCACTAGAACCAGAGCCTATTTTTTTCATTAAATAA
- a CDS encoding cytolethal distending toxin subunit B family protein — MRILLCFLMSFTFALANLEDYRVSTWNLQGSSANTESKWNISVRQLITGDNPANILMVQEAGAIPASARRTGRMVQPGGTPVEEFTWELGTYSRPNTVYIYYAPLDVGARRVNLAIVSDRRADEVLVVHQNVVATEASRPAIGIRIGNDVFFNIHALASGGGDAPALVTAVHDNFINMPQINWLIAGDFNRDPALLQSGLDTRIANHIRITAPNSATHFSSRGTNRTLDYAVVGRSSPSRSTIVLPQIAAILMAANIRAHLSSDHSPVHFGRF, encoded by the coding sequence ATGAGAATACTATTATGCTTTTTAATGAGTTTTACCTTTGCTTTAGCCAATCTTGAAGATTATAGAGTAAGCACTTGGAATCTACAAGGTTCTTCAGCAAATACTGAGAGTAAATGGAATATAAGTGTGAGACAACTCATCACAGGAGATAATCCTGCTAATATTCTTATGGTGCAAGAGGCTGGCGCTATACCTGCTTCAGCGAGAAGAACAGGTAGAATGGTTCAGCCCGGTGGTACACCTGTAGAGGAGTTTACGTGGGAACTTGGAACTTATTCTAGACCAAATACAGTTTATATCTATTATGCTCCTCTAGATGTGGGAGCAAGAAGGGTGAATCTCGCCATAGTTTCTGATAGAAGAGCTGATGAAGTTCTTGTAGTGCATCAAAATGTTGTTGCTACAGAGGCATCGCGTCCAGCTATTGGTATTCGTATCGGCAATGATGTGTTTTTTAATATTCACGCTTTAGCAAGTGGAGGTGGTGATGCACCTGCTTTAGTTACAGCTGTGCACGATAATTTTATTAATATGCCACAAATAAATTGGCTTATCGCTGGAGATTTTAATCGCGATCCAGCGCTCTTGCAATCAGGGCTAGATACAAGAATCGCTAATCATATCCGTATTACTGCTCCAAACTCTGCTACACATTTTAGCTCTAGAGGAACAAATAGAACACTTGATTATGCGGTAGTAGGTAGATCAAGCCCTTCTCGTTCCACTATAGTATTGCCGCAAATTGCAGCAATACTTATGGCAGCAAATATACGCGCACACCTCTCATCTGACCATTCACCTGTGCATTTTGGACGATTTTAG
- a CDS encoding cytolethal distending toxin subunit A/C, with product MKKFTLLFILISSFVYGGGPEDLPDFTAPFSLRSLATGDLLAPDYRKPNWNLKQVDLDEQIRKSDPFDKFNLGAMQFVNADDPKSCLGIDESGFFALKNCEEDLKSKNFETVFTIIPTTSSAVQIRSFVLDKTECISVFFNPRLPSGRGIGITPCSVDKILTINLYKLMLILPPLVEAKTINP from the coding sequence ATGAAAAAATTTACTTTATTATTCATTTTAATCTCAAGCTTTGTATATGGAGGTGGTCCTGAAGATTTACCAGATTTTACTGCACCATTTTCTCTAAGAAGCCTTGCAACAGGAGATTTGCTTGCTCCAGATTATAGAAAACCAAATTGGAATCTCAAGCAAGTTGATCTTGATGAGCAGATCCGCAAAAGTGATCCTTTTGATAAGTTTAATTTAGGGGCTATGCAATTTGTTAATGCAGATGATCCAAAGTCGTGCCTAGGGATTGATGAAAGCGGATTTTTTGCGCTTAAAAATTGTGAAGAGGATTTAAAAAGTAAAAATTTTGAAACCGTATTTACAATTATTCCTACAACAAGTTCTGCGGTGCAAATTCGTTCTTTTGTTTTGGATAAAACAGAATGTATTTCGGTGTTTTTTAACCCTCGCTTACCTTCAGGAAGGGGCATTGGCATTACTCCTTGTAGTGTAGATAAAATATTAACCATAAATTTGTATAAACTTATGCTCATTCTCCCTCCTTTAGTTGAGGCAAAAACTATTAATCCTTAA
- a CDS encoding DinB family protein, whose amino-acid sequence MKETLLLQAQYNQLANENMFATFKKCSKEELYKDCGLYFGSVMQTAEHILCEDIELVLGRFSAFASKPLEGVEEILQTLNLEEGKLQSAIYEGMHRLKSAFYEDMGAFEALRAKVDSKIIELIESIEDFKSIETFAFPGVEFKKSRGFFILALLNHATHHRGQIAAALDIRKIENDFNGMFG is encoded by the coding sequence ATGAAAGAGACTTTATTGCTTCAGGCGCAATACAATCAACTTGCCAATGAAAATATGTTTGCGACTTTTAAGAAATGCTCAAAGGAAGAGTTGTATAAGGATTGTGGGTTGTATTTTGGGAGTGTGATGCAAACAGCAGAGCATATTCTTTGCGAAGATATAGAGCTTGTTTTGGGGAGGTTTAGTGCCTTTGCTTCCAAACCATTAGAGGGTGTGGAGGAGATTTTGCAAACTCTTAACCTAGAAGAGGGTAAGTTACAAAGTGCGATTTATGAGGGTATGCACAGGCTAAAAAGCGCATTCTATGAGGATATGGGTGCATTTGAAGCGTTGCGTGCCAAAGTGGATAGCAAAATCATAGAATTAATAGAATCTATAGAGGATTTCAAAAGTATTGAAACATTTGCCTTTCCGGGTGTAGAGTTTAAAAAATCTCGTGGATTTTTTATCCTCGCACTTTTAAACCACGCCACACATCATCGCGGACAAATTGCCGCTGCGCTAGATATACGCAAAATTGAAAATGACTTTAATGGAATGTTTGGGTAG
- a CDS encoding DMT family transporter → MKNIKLTHNLAWGLVLFGGIVECFWASGLKYSDNLFFYTLTGIGILISFVSMILAIKVLEIGIAYSVFVGIGTAGITLAEILIFGEPFSPLKILFIATLLLGVVGLKLSADKTEESQGEKLAETLSHDLGIDEIVQDSIKEAK, encoded by the coding sequence ATGAAAAATATCAAACTTACCCACAATCTCGCGTGGGGATTGGTGCTTTTTGGTGGCATTGTAGAATGCTTTTGGGCGAGTGGGTTAAAATATTCCGATAATCTCTTTTTTTACACACTCACAGGAATTGGGATTCTCATATCCTTTGTAAGTATGATTCTAGCGATAAAAGTCTTAGAGATTGGTATTGCTTATAGCGTGTTTGTGGGGATTGGCACAGCGGGCATTACACTTGCTGAAATCCTTATCTTTGGTGAGCCTTTCTCACCTCTTAAAATCCTCTTTATCGCGACCTTACTTCTTGGCGTGGTGGGGCTAAAGCTTTCAGCAGATAAGACAGAGGAATCTCAAGGAGAAAAACTTGCAGAAACGCTCTCACACGATTTGGGAATTGATGAAATCGTGCAAGATTCTATCAAGGAGGCAAAATGA
- a CDS encoding DMT family transporter, protein MSWVYLIMAGCMEIIGVITMKKYSLSGRKIFLLGLLVQFMLSFALLSMAMQGIAMATAYAIWTGIGAAGGVLVGVVFFKESKSAKKLFFIALIIISVVGLKALS, encoded by the coding sequence ATGAGTTGGGTGTATCTCATAATGGCTGGTTGTATGGAAATCATAGGCGTAATTACGATGAAAAAATACTCCCTAAGTGGGCGAAAAATCTTTTTGCTTGGGCTTTTGGTGCAGTTTATGCTAAGCTTTGCTCTGCTATCAATGGCTATGCAGGGCATTGCGATGGCGACAGCCTATGCGATATGGACAGGCATTGGCGCAGCTGGAGGCGTGCTTGTGGGCGTGGTGTTTTTTAAAGAAAGTAAAAGTGCAAAAAAACTCTTTTTCATCGCACTTATTATTATCTCTGTCGTGGGATTAAAGGCACTATCATAA